The window CGGGCTTCCTTAATTTGGCCAAAAACAGGCTCAACTGTTTGTTTTCGCAAGGCATATTTTGCCCGTCCTTTTTGGGTTCGCAACTTCCTTTTCATACGATCAGGTAATAACAAATCCACCGGAAT of the Desulfallas thermosapovorans DSM 6562 genome contains:
- a CDS encoding transposase, translated to IPVDLLLPDRMKRKLRTQKGRAKYALRKQTVEPVFGQIKEARGFRRFLLRGLDLVRGEWVLLCLTHNILKLFGNKKKLAW